A window of the Diabrotica undecimpunctata isolate CICGRU chromosome 1, icDiaUnde3, whole genome shotgun sequence genome harbors these coding sequences:
- the LOC140432748 gene encoding uncharacterized protein yields MPFVLSESLSKVSWPSNESIHAGSSSSGYAGSCSSGSGFQSPTSPTSFSPISSSPDATLRKRFRRASSLGSVIQEPFVIRSDIRDSRSQSPALSCHEEEEDEFVYSLLSKIIGWYPCFLLRLMKALFIAVLPQTWRQLIFALPMLWISMWVWCFTQLMQLPLTIIKAILSFILSPNTSKNSKKRTVLITGGSTIQALHLARNFYSAGARVVVCEVEGHFALAKYSTAVSKFYTVPKPTSDKQQNYVRALCEIVDKEQAVYFIPVAATTPAYYDAVAKPHLELLGCSCFCPGIREVWVLDDTLEVLKRCQKNQIPTPMYHVVTSRDDVFKLYDTGAIRRGMFVMSTAGPRGLRERSKILLPLSRNDLKIPSDISDQKPWVVVQNLEGDHYLTCTTVKESHVIANVTCKMNKNTNELVPEENREINQWLTNFFNKINLLRPISGHISFRFVLCKESGTVIPLSSRVGVSLPYICYTSVHPRLVWRPCRHFSRQNSGPLVNGNGVYNMPQTVMHTVSNPSLESVTRLIGTVLDRREALFAMWDPLPYCAYYHMQIPFKNVLGFVRRRQDSFPRPMTTAVR; encoded by the coding sequence ATGCCTTTCGTGCTATCAGAAAGTTTGTCTAAAGTGTCATGGCCGAGCAATGAAAGCATCCATGCCGGTAGTTCGTCCAGTGGTTATGCAGGAAGCTGCTCCAGTGGTTCTGGATTTCAAAGCCCTACTTCGCCGACGTCTTTTTCGCCAATTTCTTCCTCTCCAGATGCCACACTGAGAAAAAGGTTTAGACGAGCTTCTAGTCTAGGAAGTGTTATTCAAGAACCTTTCGTCATTCGCTCTGATATACGAGACTCAAGAAGTCAGAGCCCAGCCTTAAGTTGtcacgaagaagaggaagatgaATTTGTCTACTCCTTACTGTCAAAAATTATTGGTTGGTATCCTTGCTTCTTGCTCCGATTGATGAAAGCTCTCTTCATCGCAGTGCTTCCACAAACATGGAGACAGCTTATATTTGCGCTACCTATGCTATGGATTTCTATGTGGGTGTGGTGCTTCACACAGTTAATGCAGCTGCCTCTGACAATAATTAAGGCTATTCTATCTTTCATATTATCTCCGAACACTTCCAAAAACAGCAAGAAAAGGACAGTGCTCATAACTGGAGGAAGTACGATTCAAGCTCTTCATCTGGCGAGGAATTTCTATTCAGCAGGAGCCAGGGTGGTCGTTTGTGAAGTAGAAGGACATTTCGCTTTGGCCAAATATTCCACAGCAGTCAGTAAGTTTTATACAGTTCCTAAACCTACTAGCGATAAGCAACAGAACTATGTTAGGGCCCTTTGTGAGATAGTTGACAAAGAGCAAGCAGTGTATTTCATTCCGGTTGCTGCTACAACTCCTGCTTACTACGATGCTGTTGCTAAACCTCATTTAGAACTTTTGGGTTGTTCGTGCTTTTGTCCAGGTATCAGAGAAGTTTGGGTTCTTGATGACACTTTGGAAGTACTAAAACGGTGTCAAAAGAACCAGATTCCAACACCAATGTATCATGTAGTGACCTCTCGAGATGATGTTTTTAAATTGTACGATACCGGAGCTATAAGAAGGGGAATGTTTGTGATGTCTACTGCAGGTCCAAGAGGTTTACGTGAGCGTTCAAAAATTCTTCTTCCCTTATCCAGAAACGATTTGAAAATACCTAGCGATATCAGCGATCAAAAACCTTGGGTAGTAGTACAGAATTTAGAAGGTGACCATTATTTGACTTGTACTACGGTGAAAGAATCCCATGTAATCGCAAATGTTACATGCAAGATGAACAAAAATACTAACGAACTGGTTCCTGAAGAAAACAGAGAAATTAACCAATGGCTGacaaattttttcaataaaatcaactTGTTAAGGCCGATCTCTGGACACATCAGTTTCAGGTTTGTACTTTGCAAAGAATCTGGTACAGTTATTCCTTTAAGTAGCAGGGTAGGAGTATCTTTGCCTTATATTTGTTACACTTCGGTGCATCCAAGATTGGTGTGGAGGCCATGCAGACATTTTAGTCGTCAAAATTCTGGTCCTTTAGTTAATGGTAATGGCGTGTATAATATGCCTCAAACGGTGATGCATACAGTCAGCAATCCTTCCCTGGAATCAGTAACGAGGCTCATAGGCACAGTTTTGGATAGAAGAGAAGCTTTGTTCGCCATGTGGGATCCTTTACCCTACTGCGCGTACTACCACATGCAAATTCCATTCAAAAATGTTCTTGGTTTTGTTAGAAGGAGACAAGACAGTTTCCCCAGACCGATGACTACGGCTGTACGGTAG